From Roseibium alexandrii DFL-11, the proteins below share one genomic window:
- a CDS encoding efflux RND transporter permease subunit, which produces MARPIEPRGIMEVLVRHPNAANLIMAIMVLFGAYGLAKLNTQFFPTVKIDSISVSVAWPGASAEDVSSNILEVIEPELRFIDGMKELTSYGREGSASVRMEFFEGTDMQKALSDVEQAVSAVTTLPVDSETPVVSAASFTDGVATLALRGPFPEQALKVFARQMRDDLLARGIDKVELKGYRSPEYLVEIPERELRRLDLTVSDVSTQIAGNTVDLPAGNLDGGVERQIRALSEDRSPEAVGRVEVKSFASGEKTKVEDIGTVVRDFDESENQGFSQGARAIELDILRAETTDTLKAAQIVDDYLAEITPQLPQSLEVLKYDVRADAVKGRINLLVENGLTGLVLVVGILFLFLNARIALWVAAGIPVAMMATLGIMWLMGESINMISMFALIMMLGVIVDDAIVVGEHTATRQAMGDSPEDAAVNGATTMLAPIFAASLTTIAAFVPILLISDVLGQIMGTLPVVVVAVVIASLIECFMILPGHLSHALGSRPRWNWWRVVLLAGAPALFLSALVNQPDMSVPPFLDVIDDPLRALKDTVGLVAFEAIVVAVCFTLAVGFEAFLSVMRRSRAGSRRSGQPSWFRRGFDAGFNWVRDYPFHAFVKVAVNWRYVTFAVAVAAMVLAVGLVRGGRVGFTFFPSPEAENLTASIFFHAGIPEVQAVAGIIRIEDALKEAEAELSGGVGSSLVVATYATLGVAGNNRGDNVANITVQLSRSEERLVRTPAIVNAWRAAVPEIPGISRVAIAERRGGPPGRDLDIRLTGASLQDLKAAARELQQELSAFPGTSGVEDDLPYGKPELLVELTPRGRALGFTVESAARQIRNAFEGNIARRFAEGDEEVTVRVRQQIDVDGTAALRQLSLRTTGGEFVPLTEVVNLTDAQGFSVILRRDGKTVVSVVADIDSTVTSNNQIIAELQEAFLPKLARTYGLEYSFAGRAEEQANAFSELLTGVLMAIAGIYIILAAIFGSYSRPLVVMSIIPFGIVGAIVGHYLMGFKLTILSMIGLLGLAGILVNNSIILVARFEERRKSGEDLDSAAISSSCDRLRAVLLTSMTTIGGLLPLMFETSLQAQFLLPMAITIVFGLATATALVLVLVPALLKIGDDIAGLVQLRQRLVPPSDGTGRGLTPAE; this is translated from the coding sequence ATGGCACGCCCTATCGAACCCCGCGGCATCATGGAAGTTCTGGTCCGGCACCCGAATGCAGCCAACCTGATCATGGCGATCATGGTCCTGTTTGGCGCATACGGCCTTGCGAAGCTGAACACGCAATTCTTTCCAACGGTCAAGATCGACAGCATCTCCGTTTCGGTTGCCTGGCCGGGAGCCAGTGCGGAGGACGTGTCGTCCAATATTCTTGAAGTCATCGAGCCCGAACTCCGGTTTATTGATGGCATGAAGGAATTGACGTCCTACGGCCGTGAAGGCAGCGCCTCGGTGCGGATGGAGTTCTTCGAAGGCACAGACATGCAAAAGGCTCTGTCGGATGTCGAGCAGGCCGTCTCCGCTGTCACGACGCTTCCCGTGGATTCCGAAACGCCTGTCGTATCGGCGGCAAGCTTTACAGACGGCGTGGCAACGCTCGCTCTTCGCGGTCCATTCCCGGAGCAGGCGCTGAAAGTCTTTGCGCGGCAGATGCGCGATGACCTGCTCGCCCGTGGCATCGACAAGGTTGAGCTCAAGGGGTACCGGTCGCCGGAGTATCTCGTTGAAATACCGGAACGCGAACTCCGCCGCCTGGACCTGACCGTCTCGGATGTGTCTACCCAGATTGCCGGAAACACAGTTGATTTGCCTGCCGGCAATCTCGACGGAGGTGTTGAACGGCAGATCAGGGCCTTGTCTGAGGACCGGTCTCCGGAGGCTGTTGGCCGCGTTGAGGTGAAGTCCTTTGCGTCGGGCGAAAAGACCAAAGTTGAGGATATCGGCACGGTCGTCCGGGATTTTGACGAAAGCGAAAACCAGGGTTTTTCTCAAGGTGCGCGCGCAATTGAACTCGACATTCTTCGAGCCGAGACCACCGACACTTTGAAGGCGGCACAGATCGTCGATGACTATTTGGCAGAAATCACGCCTCAGCTGCCGCAGTCACTGGAAGTCCTGAAATACGATGTCCGCGCCGATGCCGTGAAGGGCCGCATCAACCTGCTGGTCGAAAACGGGCTGACTGGTCTCGTGCTTGTGGTCGGGATTTTGTTCTTGTTCCTCAACGCACGGATCGCGCTTTGGGTCGCAGCTGGCATTCCGGTCGCCATGATGGCAACGCTCGGGATAATGTGGCTGATGGGCGAGAGCATCAACATGATCTCCATGTTCGCCCTCATCATGATGCTTGGTGTGATTGTTGATGATGCGATTGTGGTCGGTGAGCATACAGCGACCCGGCAAGCCATGGGTGACAGTCCTGAAGACGCGGCTGTCAACGGGGCAACCACGATGCTGGCGCCGATCTTTGCCGCAAGCCTGACGACCATTGCGGCCTTTGTGCCGATCCTCCTGATCAGTGATGTGCTCGGTCAAATCATGGGAACGCTGCCCGTCGTTGTGGTCGCTGTTGTCATCGCATCCTTGATCGAATGTTTCATGATCCTTCCGGGCCATCTGTCGCATGCCCTCGGCAGCCGGCCGCGCTGGAACTGGTGGCGCGTCGTTCTTCTTGCGGGTGCGCCGGCGCTGTTCCTGAGCGCGCTGGTCAACCAGCCGGACATGTCCGTTCCCCCATTCCTGGATGTGATCGATGATCCCTTACGCGCCCTTAAAGACACAGTCGGTTTGGTTGCGTTCGAGGCGATTGTTGTCGCGGTCTGTTTCACGCTGGCGGTAGGATTTGAAGCGTTTCTGAGTGTCATGCGCCGATCACGGGCCGGGTCCCGCCGCAGCGGTCAGCCAAGCTGGTTCCGCCGCGGGTTTGACGCTGGCTTCAACTGGGTCCGCGATTATCCCTTCCATGCCTTTGTGAAAGTCGCTGTGAACTGGCGGTATGTGACCTTCGCGGTGGCGGTCGCGGCCATGGTGCTGGCTGTCGGGCTGGTCCGTGGCGGCCGGGTGGGCTTCACATTCTTCCCGTCTCCAGAAGCTGAGAACCTGACCGCCTCAATCTTTTTCCATGCGGGCATACCGGAAGTTCAGGCGGTCGCCGGGATTATCAGAATTGAGGACGCCCTTAAAGAAGCGGAAGCGGAGCTCTCCGGCGGTGTTGGATCGAGCCTTGTCGTTGCGACTTATGCAACGCTCGGTGTTGCGGGCAACAACCGTGGGGACAATGTCGCAAACATCACGGTGCAGCTCAGCCGGTCCGAGGAGCGACTTGTCAGGACACCGGCCATTGTGAATGCATGGCGGGCTGCTGTTCCTGAAATTCCAGGCATCTCGCGCGTTGCGATTGCCGAGCGCCGCGGCGGTCCTCCAGGACGGGATCTGGATATCCGGCTGACCGGCGCATCGCTTCAGGATCTGAAGGCAGCGGCACGGGAGCTGCAGCAGGAACTGTCTGCGTTCCCGGGAACCAGCGGAGTTGAAGATGATTTGCCCTATGGCAAGCCGGAGTTGCTGGTTGAGCTGACACCGCGGGGCCGGGCGCTCGGTTTCACGGTGGAAAGTGCAGCCCGGCAAATTCGCAATGCATTCGAAGGCAATATCGCCCGGAGGTTTGCCGAAGGCGATGAAGAGGTGACCGTTCGGGTTCGCCAGCAGATCGATGTTGACGGTACGGCCGCCCTGCGGCAGCTGTCCTTGCGAACAACGGGCGGTGAATTCGTACCGCTCACAGAAGTCGTCAACCTGACCGATGCGCAAGGCTTTTCGGTGATCTTGCGCCGGGACGGCAAGACGGTTGTCTCCGTGGTCGCCGACATCGACAGCACAGTGACGTCAAACAACCAGATCATTGCTGAGCTTCAGGAAGCCTTCCTGCCCAAACTCGCCAGAACCTATGGTCTGGAGTATTCGTTTGCGGGCAGGGCAGAGGAGCAGGCGAATGCGTTCTCCGAACTCCTGACCGGTGTTCTCATGGCAATTGCCGGGATCTATATAATCCTTGCTGCGATCTTCGGCAGTTATTCCCGGCCTCTTGTTGTGATGTCGATCATTCCGTTTGGCATCGTCGGTGCAATTGTCGGCCACTACCTGATGGGCTTTAAGCTCACGATTCTCAGCATGATCGGCTTGCTGGGACTTGCCGGGATTCTGGTCAACAACTCGATCATTTTGGTCGCTCGTTTTGAGGAACGGCGCAAGAGTGGTGAGGACCTGGATTCAGCTGCTATCAGTTCAAGTTGCGACCGTCTGCGGGCCGTATTGCTGACCTCGATGACCACCATCGGCGGGTTGTTGCCGCTGATGTTTGAGACCAGCCTACAGGCGCAGTTCCTGCTGCCGATGGCCATCACGATCGTTTTCGGGCTGGCAACCGCAACTGCATTGGTTCTGGTGCTGGTTCCCGCACTCTTGAAAATCGGCGACGATATCGCCGGTCTTGTCCAGCTGCGCCAGAGGCTTGTGCCACCATCAGATGGGACCGGACGAGGATTGACGCCCGCCGAGTAG
- a CDS encoding efflux RND transporter periplasmic adaptor subunit, with protein sequence MLQSVEPETGKPPSPEVLPPAGRTRTTMERTKLVLKALLQTALAFAILFGAFKGMNQLIATRPDVPKRPVQENSYAVETTTVQQGDYAPLISVYGQTQAGREVDLRALVGGEIVEVHPDLKAGGKVERGDTLVVIDRFDYEGAVTEARANLAEAQAALVENEGRVALEKANLIRAGEQLEFAQRDLERAEELIGRGAITERTVDDRKLIVSQRQQSVERSENTLALEEAKVIQQNATVDRLEWRLENAQRQLENTVLTAPFDAIVRSSAAEPGRLISVNDAIVSLYDSSEFEVRLTLSDNQYGRLLADSGTVVGRPVDVIWNLGDQPVTYPATVTRIGADVVSDRGGVDLIARIDASGAAVPLRPGAFVEVAVPDRTYANSFRIPETAYYGQGTVYVVEDNRLQARSVNALAIDDGFILVRGDLNSGETLLVTRIPEAGEGLLVSDVNAEQPAANVAAEPADQSAAVAQ encoded by the coding sequence ATGTTGCAGTCCGTTGAACCGGAAACCGGCAAGCCGCCAAGTCCCGAAGTCCTTCCGCCCGCAGGCCGGACACGGACAACGATGGAGCGCACCAAGCTGGTTTTAAAAGCGCTGCTTCAAACGGCTCTGGCGTTCGCCATTCTTTTTGGTGCCTTCAAGGGCATGAACCAGCTCATCGCAACCCGCCCGGATGTGCCAAAGCGGCCCGTTCAGGAAAACAGCTACGCGGTTGAGACGACCACCGTTCAACAAGGCGATTATGCGCCCTTGATCTCCGTTTACGGGCAGACCCAGGCTGGCCGGGAGGTGGATTTGCGCGCCTTGGTTGGCGGCGAGATTGTCGAAGTTCACCCGGACCTTAAGGCAGGCGGCAAAGTCGAGCGCGGCGATACCCTGGTTGTGATTGACAGGTTCGACTACGAAGGGGCTGTGACCGAAGCCCGCGCCAACCTTGCCGAAGCGCAAGCGGCTCTGGTGGAAAACGAGGGCCGGGTCGCGCTGGAAAAGGCCAACCTCATTCGCGCCGGTGAACAGCTTGAGTTTGCACAACGCGATCTGGAACGAGCGGAGGAGCTCATTGGCCGCGGTGCGATCACGGAGCGGACGGTTGATGACCGCAAGCTGATCGTTTCCCAGCGCCAGCAAAGTGTGGAGCGGTCTGAAAACACGCTCGCCCTGGAAGAGGCAAAGGTCATTCAGCAAAATGCGACGGTTGATCGGCTCGAATGGCGCCTTGAAAACGCTCAGCGCCAATTGGAGAACACCGTCCTCACGGCACCATTCGATGCGATCGTGCGCTCTTCGGCGGCAGAGCCGGGACGTCTTATCAGCGTAAATGATGCTATCGTATCACTCTACGACAGCAGCGAATTCGAAGTCCGGCTGACTCTGTCAGACAACCAGTATGGCCGTTTGCTGGCAGACAGCGGTACGGTTGTCGGGCGGCCGGTCGACGTGATCTGGAACCTTGGAGATCAGCCTGTCACTTATCCGGCGACGGTTACGCGAATTGGAGCGGATGTCGTAAGTGACCGGGGCGGCGTTGATCTGATAGCGCGCATTGATGCATCGGGAGCGGCCGTTCCGCTGCGGCCGGGCGCCTTCGTTGAAGTTGCGGTTCCGGACAGAACCTATGCCAACAGCTTCCGCATTCCAGAAACAGCCTACTACGGTCAGGGGACTGTCTATGTCGTTGAAGACAATCGCCTTCAGGCCAGGTCAGTGAACGCACTTGCAATTGATGACGGTTTCATCCTCGTGCGCGGAGACCTGAATTCCGGTGAAACCTTGTTGGTGACGCGTATCCCGGAAGCTGGCGAAGGACTTCTGGTCAGCGATGTGAACGCTGAGCAACCGGCGGCGAACGTAGCTGCTGAGCCTGCAGATCAATCTGCTGCCGTTGCGCAGTAA
- a CDS encoding Hsp33 family molecular chaperone — MALNLEELGIKPVGLDAVRPFAVEGLDVRGRSVALGPILQKILGRHDYPEPVSRLLAEAIVLTSLLGTSLKFDGRFTLQTQTQGPVSMLVVDFETPDAIRACATFDAERVVGLIDAGTATPEALLGHGHLAMTIDQGKHMQRYQGLVELNGISLEEVARRYFERSEQIPTEVRLAVGELYTRQDGDAPVKSWTGGGLLIQFLPEAPERMRQADIDPGDAPEGAVRHFIDEDDAWVEAKALVDTVKDVELTDPEVSVETLLYRLFHERGVRLFDAQPIADKCRCSRDKVANVLANFSADEVEAVTVDGKIVVTCEFCSTAYEFDR, encoded by the coding sequence GTGGCACTGAACTTGGAAGAACTGGGCATCAAGCCCGTAGGGCTGGACGCTGTCCGGCCCTTTGCCGTGGAAGGGCTGGATGTCCGCGGGCGCAGTGTTGCGCTCGGCCCCATCCTTCAGAAAATTCTTGGACGTCATGATTATCCAGAGCCGGTCTCCCGGCTGCTGGCAGAAGCGATCGTCCTCACAAGCCTGCTCGGGACATCTTTGAAGTTTGACGGGCGATTTACGCTCCAGACCCAGACCCAGGGTCCGGTATCTATGCTGGTGGTCGATTTTGAAACTCCGGACGCGATCCGTGCATGCGCCACATTTGATGCAGAGCGTGTCGTAGGATTGATCGATGCCGGTACTGCGACACCTGAGGCGTTACTTGGACATGGACATCTGGCGATGACCATCGACCAGGGCAAGCATATGCAGCGCTACCAGGGCTTGGTCGAGCTGAACGGTATCTCATTGGAAGAAGTCGCGCGCCGATACTTCGAGCGGTCTGAGCAGATCCCCACCGAAGTCCGTCTGGCTGTTGGAGAACTCTACACCCGTCAGGACGGGGATGCTCCGGTCAAATCATGGACCGGCGGTGGCTTGCTTATCCAGTTTCTGCCGGAGGCGCCGGAACGGATGCGCCAGGCGGACATTGATCCGGGAGACGCGCCGGAAGGGGCCGTGCGTCACTTTATTGATGAAGACGATGCCTGGGTCGAGGCCAAGGCACTTGTCGATACGGTCAAGGACGTGGAACTGACGGATCCTGAGGTCAGCGTAGAGACGTTGCTCTACCGGCTGTTTCACGAACGCGGTGTCCGGCTTTTCGATGCGCAGCCGATTGCCGACAAATGCCGTTGCTCGCGCGACAAAGTTGCCAACGTTTTGGCAAACTTTAGCGCAGACGAGGTCGAAGCAGTCACGGTCGACGGCAAGATTGTTGTCACTTGCGAATTCTGCAGCACGGCTTACGAATTCGACCGCTGA
- the argF gene encoding ornithine carbamoyltransferase: protein MTANGAYKNFLDLTQFEGDDLRAILETGKKIKATRDGVRRGEGPLAGKVLAMIFEQPSTRTRISFDVGMRELGGETLMLTGAEMQLGRGETIADTAKVLSRFVDGVMIRILDHEALNELAENATIPVINGLTKISHPCQIMADIMTFEEHRGGISGRSIAWTGDSNNVLASWVHAAPRLDFELRIATPAELAPPQDLIETARAKGGSILVTDDPYEAVKGTDCVVTDCWVSMGDDDAESRHNLLSAYQVNERLMAEANGDALFMHCLPAHRGEEVTNEVMDGPNSVVFDEAENRLHAQKGILAWCFGAA, encoded by the coding sequence ATGACCGCCAACGGAGCGTACAAAAACTTTCTGGATTTGACCCAGTTTGAAGGTGACGATCTGCGCGCTATTCTGGAAACCGGTAAGAAGATCAAGGCGACCCGGGATGGTGTTCGCCGGGGCGAAGGCCCGCTGGCGGGCAAAGTGCTGGCCATGATTTTCGAACAACCATCGACGCGGACCCGCATTTCCTTTGATGTTGGAATGCGCGAACTCGGTGGCGAGACATTGATGCTGACCGGTGCGGAAATGCAGTTGGGCCGGGGTGAAACCATCGCCGACACAGCGAAGGTGCTGTCCCGGTTCGTCGACGGCGTCATGATACGGATCCTGGACCACGAAGCCCTCAATGAGCTTGCGGAAAACGCAACGATTCCAGTGATCAATGGCCTGACCAAGATCTCGCATCCGTGCCAGATCATGGCAGACATCATGACTTTCGAAGAGCATCGCGGCGGTATCTCCGGGCGCAGCATCGCCTGGACCGGCGACAGCAACAATGTTCTGGCGTCTTGGGTTCACGCTGCACCGCGTCTGGATTTCGAGCTGCGCATCGCAACCCCGGCCGAACTGGCTCCACCTCAGGATCTGATTGAGACCGCCCGTGCCAAGGGTGGTTCCATTCTGGTTACCGACGACCCATATGAGGCTGTCAAAGGGACCGACTGTGTCGTCACCGATTGCTGGGTGTCGATGGGCGACGACGATGCTGAAAGCCGTCACAATCTGCTGAGTGCATATCAGGTGAACGAACGCCTAATGGCGGAGGCAAATGGTGATGCACTGTTTATGCATTGCCTTCCGGCACACCGCGGCGAAGAAGTCACCAACGAGGTCATGGACGGCCCCAACTCTGTCGTGTTTGACGAAGCCGAAAACCGGCTCCATGCTCAAAAGGGCATTTTGGCCTGGTGTTTCGGCGCAGCTTAA
- a CDS encoding aspartate aminotransferase family protein produces MSASALFGNYARSNLSFDHGEGVWLVTSDGRRFLDCGSGIAVNSLGHAHPHLVQALQDQAAKLWHISNLHQMPDGARLAQRLTDATFADKVLFVNSGAEAMEAAIKCARRYHYDRNDPDRYQIVTFEGAFHGRTLGTIAAGGQAKYLEGFGPKAPGFDQVPSGDLDALKAMVGPQTAAIAIEPIQGEGGIREVDYEFLRALRKLCDETGALLIFDEIQTGVGRTGKMFAHQWTGVDPDLMAVAKGIGSGFPMGACLATEEVASALAPGTHGTTFGGNPLAMAVGNAVLDVILADGFLEEVQKKGLSFKQKLSGLVDSHPKVFEAVRGNGLMLGIKCTAPVGDYVAAAREAGILAVPAGDNVVRILPPLTISEDEIADALDRLEQAAVAVEEKLLEGAAE; encoded by the coding sequence ATGTCTGCGTCCGCGCTTTTTGGAAACTACGCAAGATCGAACCTGTCATTCGATCACGGGGAAGGTGTCTGGCTTGTTACGAGTGATGGCCGACGATTTCTCGATTGCGGGTCCGGGATCGCGGTAAACTCGCTCGGACATGCTCATCCGCATCTGGTTCAGGCACTTCAGGATCAGGCGGCCAAGCTCTGGCATATTTCCAATCTGCACCAGATGCCGGACGGCGCGCGGCTTGCGCAGCGCCTCACCGATGCAACATTTGCAGACAAGGTTCTGTTCGTGAATTCCGGCGCTGAGGCCATGGAAGCGGCGATCAAGTGCGCCCGCCGCTATCACTATGACCGCAATGATCCGGACCGGTATCAAATCGTGACCTTTGAAGGCGCGTTTCATGGCCGGACGCTCGGCACGATTGCAGCGGGTGGCCAGGCGAAATATCTGGAGGGTTTCGGACCGAAAGCTCCGGGCTTCGATCAGGTGCCCAGCGGGGACTTGGACGCCTTGAAGGCCATGGTCGGTCCGCAAACCGCAGCGATCGCGATCGAACCCATCCAAGGAGAGGGCGGCATTCGGGAAGTCGACTACGAATTCCTGCGTGCCCTGCGTAAGCTTTGTGATGAAACCGGAGCCCTGCTGATCTTTGACGAAATCCAGACTGGTGTCGGCCGGACCGGAAAAATGTTCGCGCATCAGTGGACTGGCGTTGATCCGGATCTGATGGCCGTTGCCAAGGGCATCGGCAGTGGGTTCCCGATGGGCGCCTGTCTTGCGACTGAAGAGGTTGCATCCGCGCTGGCACCTGGAACCCACGGCACGACATTCGGTGGCAATCCGCTCGCCATGGCTGTTGGCAATGCGGTTCTGGACGTCATCCTTGCAGATGGCTTTCTGGAAGAGGTTCAAAAGAAGGGCCTCTCCTTTAAGCAAAAGCTTTCCGGTTTGGTCGATAGCCACCCGAAGGTGTTTGAGGCTGTCCGGGGCAATGGCCTGATGCTCGGCATCAAGTGCACGGCGCCGGTTGGAGACTATGTCGCCGCCGCGCGCGAAGCGGGCATTCTTGCGGTCCCGGCCGGTGACAACGTTGTCCGCATCCTACCGCCGCTGACCATCTCGGAAGACGAGATCGCCGATGCCCTTGATCGGCTGGAACAGGCCGCCGTTGCTGTTGAAGAAAAGTTGTTGGAAGGAGCGGCCGAATGA
- a CDS encoding GcrA family cell cycle regulator, with protein sequence MSWTNERVELLKKLWGDGLSASQIAGELGGVTRNAVIGKVHRLGLSGRAKSSSSSAKPRRPRTTASPASQSAPKRPQTQPQTQGSAALKMEPTPAPVAEVQPVAEPIADVVPMSKRATILTLTERTCKWPIGDPATDDFYFCGQVSEAGVPYCPYHCKIAYQPVADRRRSANNKTSVAQAS encoded by the coding sequence ATGAGTTGGACGAACGAACGGGTTGAGCTTTTGAAGAAGCTCTGGGGTGATGGTTTGAGTGCAAGCCAGATCGCGGGTGAGCTTGGCGGCGTTACCCGGAATGCTGTGATTGGCAAGGTGCACCGGCTCGGTCTTTCCGGGCGCGCGAAGTCTTCTTCCTCAAGCGCGAAACCGCGTCGCCCGCGCACAACAGCCAGCCCGGCGTCTCAATCAGCACCGAAACGTCCACAAACACAGCCGCAGACCCAAGGCTCCGCAGCGTTGAAGATGGAGCCAACCCCGGCTCCGGTCGCAGAAGTTCAACCCGTTGCAGAACCGATCGCAGATGTGGTCCCGATGTCCAAGCGGGCAACGATCCTTACGCTAACCGAGCGCACCTGTAAGTGGCCGATCGGCGATCCGGCGACAGATGACTTCTACTTCTGCGGTCAAGTTTCCGAAGCCGGTGTGCCCTACTGTCCATACCACTGCAAGATTGCTTATCAGCCGGTCGCAGACCGCCGCCGGAGCGCCAACAACAAGACCAGTGTTGCCCAGGCATCCTGA
- the phoB gene encoding phosphate regulon transcriptional regulator PhoB has translation MPKVLIVEDEEPLSLLLRYNLEAEGYAVETCVRGDEAEIRLRETQPDLLLLDWMLPGLSGIELCRRLRAREDTERLPVIMLTARGEEAERIRGLSTGADDYVVKPFSVPELMARVRAILRRASPEVVSTMLRSGDIELDRETHRVRRSTKEIHLGPTEFRLLEFLMTAPGRVFSREQLLDGVWGHDVYVDERTVDVHVGRLRKALNKGKAKDPIRTVRGAGYAFNDQFTAA, from the coding sequence ATGCCGAAGGTCCTCATCGTCGAAGACGAAGAACCGTTGAGCCTTCTGTTGCGGTACAATCTGGAAGCTGAAGGATACGCCGTTGAGACGTGTGTCCGCGGTGATGAGGCGGAAATCCGCCTCCGGGAAACCCAGCCGGACCTTCTGTTGCTGGACTGGATGTTGCCCGGTTTGTCGGGCATCGAGCTGTGCCGGCGCCTGCGGGCACGCGAGGACACCGAGCGTTTGCCGGTCATCATGCTGACGGCGCGCGGCGAGGAAGCCGAGCGCATCAGAGGCTTGTCGACCGGAGCGGACGACTATGTTGTCAAGCCATTCTCTGTGCCGGAGCTGATGGCTCGTGTCCGCGCGATCCTGCGGCGGGCGAGCCCGGAGGTGGTGTCCACGATGCTGCGCTCCGGCGACATCGAACTTGATCGGGAAACACACCGCGTCCGGCGCAGCACCAAGGAAATCCATTTGGGGCCGACGGAGTTTCGCCTTCTGGAATTCCTGATGACCGCGCCAGGCCGGGTCTTTTCTCGCGAACAACTGCTGGATGGCGTTTGGGGGCACGACGTGTATGTGGACGAGCGCACGGTCGATGTTCACGTGGGACGCTTGCGCAAGGCGCTGAACAAGGGCAAGGCGAAGGATCCAATCCGCACGGTGCGCGGGGCTGGTTATGCCTTCAACGACCAATTTACGGCAGCCTGA
- the phoU gene encoding phosphate signaling complex protein PhoU gives MSEHTVTAYDDELNVMAGRIAEMGGLAEKAFAEAVSALVSGDTELARQVIDQDRRLDALHQEVEESLIAMIVRRQPMGQDLREITAASRIANDLERVGDLAKNVAKRAIAIDNDIQNKKLAIGVEHMTELALGQLKKVLDAYTGRNAEAARQVQDADAEVDAIYTSLFRELLTYMMEDPRVITSCVHLLFCAKNIERIGDHATNIAENVFFMVTGERLPEDRNKVDETGAV, from the coding sequence ATGTCTGAACATACAGTCACGGCTTATGATGACGAATTGAACGTCATGGCCGGCCGGATCGCTGAAATGGGCGGTCTTGCAGAAAAAGCTTTTGCTGAAGCCGTGTCGGCTTTGGTGTCCGGCGATACGGAACTTGCCCGCCAAGTCATTGACCAGGATCGCCGCCTCGATGCACTTCACCAAGAAGTTGAAGAGAGCCTGATTGCAATGATCGTGCGCCGTCAGCCGATGGGCCAGGATCTACGCGAAATCACAGCAGCCAGCCGGATCGCCAACGATCTGGAGCGTGTTGGTGATCTTGCAAAGAATGTTGCGAAGCGGGCAATCGCCATCGATAACGACATTCAAAACAAGAAGCTGGCAATCGGCGTGGAGCACATGACCGAGTTGGCCCTTGGTCAGTTAAAGAAGGTTCTCGATGCCTACACCGGGCGTAACGCTGAAGCGGCGCGCCAGGTTCAAGACGCAGATGCCGAAGTCGATGCAATATACACATCGCTGTTCCGGGAACTTCTGACGTACATGATGGAAGACCCGCGGGTGATCACCTCCTGCGTCCATCTGCTGTTCTGCGCAAAGAACATCGAGCGGATCGGCGATCATGCAACCAACATTGCCGAAAACGTCTTCTTCATGGTGACGGGCGAGCGCCTTCCGGAAGACCGTAACAAGGTTGATGAAACCGGCGCTGTGTGA
- the pstB gene encoding phosphate ABC transporter ATP-binding protein PstB, giving the protein MPKIEQATDMTDSKISANKVQVYYGDTHAIKDVDIEIQPRSVTAFIGPSGCGKSTFLRTINRMNDTIDICRVEGSIKIDGEDIYDPKVDPVQLRAKVGMVFQKPNPFPKSIYDNVAYGPRIHGLARNRAELDDIVASSLQKAGLWEEAKDRLDEPGTGMSGGQQQRLCIARAIAVSPEVILMDEPCSALDPIATAKVEELIDELRENYTIVIVTHSMQQAARVSQRTAFFHLGILVEEGPTQDIFTNPVDKRTQDYITGRFG; this is encoded by the coding sequence ATGCCGAAAATTGAACAGGCGACAGATATGACCGACAGCAAGATTTCAGCCAACAAAGTGCAGGTCTATTACGGTGATACGCACGCGATCAAGGACGTGGACATTGAAATCCAGCCACGTTCCGTCACGGCCTTTATCGGGCCGTCCGGATGTGGCAAGTCCACATTCCTGCGCACCATCAACCGTATGAACGACACCATCGATATCTGCCGGGTCGAAGGCTCGATCAAGATCGATGGAGAAGACATCTACGACCCGAAGGTCGATCCGGTGCAATTGCGCGCCAAGGTCGGGATGGTTTTCCAGAAGCCCAACCCCTTTCCGAAGTCGATCTACGACAACGTTGCCTACGGGCCGCGTATTCACGGTTTGGCCCGGAACCGGGCCGAGCTTGATGACATCGTGGCCTCCAGCCTGCAAAAGGCGGGTCTTTGGGAAGAAGCCAAGGATCGTCTCGACGAGCCAGGCACCGGCATGTCCGGTGGTCAGCAGCAGCGCCTGTGTATCGCACGCGCGATTGCCGTCAGCCCGGAAGTGATCCTGATGGATGAGCCGTGTTCTGCACTCGATCCGATTGCAACCGCAAAGGTTGAAGAACTGATCGACGAGCTGCGTGAGAACTATACGATCGTGATCGTAACGCACTCCATGCAGCAGGCCGCCCGCGTGTCTCAGCGCACCGCATTCTTCCACTTAGGGATTCTGGTTGAAGAAGGTCCGACACAGGATATCTTCACCAACCCGGTGGACAAGCGTACGCAGGATTACATTACCGGCCGCTTCGGTTAA